The Prevotella sp. E9-3 genome has a window encoding:
- a CDS encoding phosphatase PAP2 family protein, which produces MKKRLFLALVGVIVSAIATADSWRNMDAMKLEVPEMKPELNYAIHQPLTYYEQRTFDLPSQSVSARPEAKMDFDFFKSKTNPGVKPYSFLDDVTFVGVPVFLAGVVIKGEKNNFKQDSRTKASLMTNFKTRIDDYTQFFGPLMTVGLKVGGVEGRSDWPRLVTSSLASYAFMAAFVNGIKYTASEMRPDGSTRNSWPSGHTATSFVGATILHKEYGLTRSPWYSVAGYSVATATGVMRILNNRHWISDVLSGAGIGIMSTELGYFVGDALFKDRGLLRNDHERFSDKPSFFSIGMGMGFGLKSLNFGVEDITYAEDAEDFSDGINFGVDFHTASVVDAEGAYFFNKYVGVGGRLRVRAMTAKSWSDFIGRAREDRVKISNEILNVIDSYSLIPTDDIKKELQNVCTDEEYTVESDHLTEFSASVGLYFNVPLGERFALGSKLLIGRTMTQELDINAVYKGDVKNVGYLMTLAEGLPEPTGISLGVPIEGTTVPLDVENGPMLFVQKFESANKDYEQEWDYLTMGGNNSTNYGTGLSLTYKYKSNFSWRVYVDYDYSRKEFTLTYDPYRFMKLATPNLESVYHAAGTNLDPYQFKKKKDVHYFTIGGSFLVTF; this is translated from the coding sequence ATGAAAAAGAGATTATTTCTTGCATTGGTAGGCGTTATAGTGTCGGCCATTGCTACTGCCGACAGTTGGCGCAACATGGACGCCATGAAGCTGGAGGTTCCCGAAATGAAACCTGAACTGAACTACGCTATCCATCAGCCTCTTACTTATTATGAGCAGCGTACTTTTGACTTACCCTCTCAGTCTGTTTCGGCAAGGCCCGAAGCAAAGATGGATTTCGATTTCTTCAAGTCGAAAACCAATCCAGGCGTGAAGCCTTATAGCTTTCTTGATGATGTGACCTTTGTGGGTGTGCCGGTGTTCTTGGCCGGTGTTGTTATCAAGGGAGAGAAAAACAATTTTAAGCAAGACTCCCGGACCAAAGCCAGTCTGATGACGAATTTCAAAACGCGCATAGATGACTACACCCAGTTCTTCGGACCGTTGATGACGGTTGGATTGAAAGTGGGCGGCGTGGAAGGTCGTAGCGACTGGCCGCGACTGGTTACCAGTTCGCTGGCATCGTATGCTTTCATGGCTGCTTTTGTGAATGGCATCAAATACACCGCCAGCGAGATGCGCCCCGATGGAAGTACGCGCAACTCATGGCCTTCAGGACATACGGCCACCTCGTTTGTGGGCGCTACTATTCTGCATAAAGAATATGGACTGACCCGTTCACCGTGGTATTCGGTAGCTGGCTATAGCGTTGCAACGGCAACAGGCGTGATGCGTATTCTGAACAACCGTCACTGGATCAGTGATGTGCTGTCAGGTGCCGGTATCGGTATCATGTCAACAGAGTTGGGCTATTTTGTTGGCGACGCACTGTTCAAGGACAGAGGATTGCTGCGCAACGACCATGAAAGGTTCAGTGATAAACCTTCCTTCTTCAGTATTGGCATGGGTATGGGCTTCGGACTGAAGAGTTTGAATTTCGGAGTCGAGGATATCACCTATGCAGAGGATGCTGAAGATTTTAGCGACGGCATTAATTTCGGCGTAGATTTCCATACCGCTTCTGTGGTGGATGCCGAGGGCGCTTATTTCTTCAATAAATATGTGGGTGTGGGCGGACGTTTGCGTGTGCGTGCCATGACCGCTAAGTCGTGGAGCGACTTCATCGGTCGTGCACGAGAAGACCGGGTGAAGATTAGCAATGAGATCTTGAATGTGATAGACAGCTATTCTCTCATACCGACTGATGATATTAAGAAAGAACTGCAAAATGTTTGTACTGACGAGGAATATACTGTGGAGAGCGACCACCTGACAGAATTCTCGGCCAGTGTGGGATTGTATTTCAATGTACCTTTAGGTGAAAGGTTCGCTCTGGGCAGTAAACTGCTGATTGGTAGAACGATGACTCAGGAACTGGATATCAATGCTGTCTATAAAGGCGATGTCAAAAACGTGGGATATCTGATGACACTGGCTGAAGGACTTCCGGAGCCTACCGGTATTTCTTTGGGAGTTCCTATTGAAGGTACTACAGTGCCACTGGATGTTGAGAACGGCCCTATGCTGTTTGTTCAGAAATTTGAGTCGGCAAACAAGGATTACGAACAGGAATGGGACTATCTGACAATGGGCGGCAATAATTCAACCAATTATGGCACAGGTCTGTCGCTGACCTATAAGTACAAATCAAACTTCTCGTGGAGAGTATATGTTGACTATGATTACTCTCGCAAGGAGTTCACGCTGACTTACGACCCCTATCGCTTTATGAAGCTTGCCACCCCCAATCTTGAATCGGTTTATCATGCAGCAGGCACAAACCTCGATCCCTATCAGTTCAAGAAGAAAAAGGATGTGCACTACTTTACCATCGGCGGCTCATTTTTGGTGACCTTCTGA
- a CDS encoding CCA tRNA nucleotidyltransferase, which produces MKLYSDEELAEILDKPVFHLIGESADHLGLECYVVGGFVRDIFLERPSNDIDVVVVGSGIELAKEVKRRLGRKAHLSVFKNFGTAQVKLSGESFSSVECRVDSGEFATAPQDSSRNSEELKTKSEKTAAVAARPLDACTARNSTLSTLHSTLPSAAVANSPLSTLHSTLKELEFVGARRESYSHDSRKPIVEDGTLEDDQNRRDFTINAMAICLNKNRFGELVDPFNGLADLEDGIIATPLEPGITFSDDPLRMMRCIRFATQLNFQIEDETFEALQRMADRIKIVSGERIEVELNKIIMAPHPSIGFEYLQRSGLLQIILPELSALDIVEQKNGRAHKNNFYHTLEVLENVVSNEELRMKNEEFATAPQDNSQESLNGKNAAVANSSFFILNSSLEKDSTLYLRWAALLHDIGKTKTKRWDPAIGWTFHNHNYVGAKMVAQIFRRLKLPLGAEMRYVQKLVDMHMRPQVIADNEVTDSAVRRLLNDAGDDIDDLMCLCEADITSKNEVKKKMFLENFRMVREKLTDLKEKDYKRLLQPVIDGNEIMELFHLKPSREVGTLKQTLKDAVLDNKVENEREPLMQLLMQKAREMGLVQ; this is translated from the coding sequence ATGAAACTATATTCCGACGAAGAACTTGCAGAAATTCTCGACAAACCGGTATTTCATCTTATTGGCGAATCGGCCGACCACCTGGGCCTTGAATGCTATGTGGTAGGCGGTTTTGTACGCGATATTTTCCTGGAGCGTCCCAGCAACGACATCGATGTGGTTGTTGTGGGCAGCGGTATCGAACTAGCCAAGGAAGTGAAGCGCCGTCTGGGCAGAAAGGCCCACCTCAGCGTGTTCAAGAACTTCGGAACAGCACAAGTGAAGTTAAGTGGAGAGTCTTTTTCAAGTGTAGAGTGTAGAGTGGATAGTGGAGAGTTTGCTACCGCTCCGCAGGACAGTTCAAGGAATAGTGAAGAGTTAAAAACGAAGAGTGAAAAAACTGCAGCGGTAGCCGCTCGGCCTTTGGACGCTTGCACGGCAAGAAACTCTACACTCTCCACTCTCCACTCTACACTCCCTTCTGCAGCGGTAGCAAACTCTCCACTCTCCACTCTACACTCTACACTAAAAGAGCTCGAGTTCGTCGGTGCCCGTCGTGAAAGCTATAGTCATGATTCGCGAAAGCCTATTGTGGAGGACGGCACTCTGGAGGATGACCAGAACCGTCGCGACTTCACCATCAACGCTATGGCTATCTGTCTAAACAAGAACCGTTTCGGCGAACTTGTCGATCCCTTCAACGGACTGGCCGACCTTGAGGATGGCATCATCGCTACACCACTCGAACCTGGCATCACCTTCAGCGACGACCCACTGCGCATGATGCGCTGCATCCGTTTTGCCACCCAACTGAATTTCCAGATAGAAGACGAGACTTTCGAAGCCCTGCAGCGCATGGCCGACCGCATCAAGATTGTAAGCGGCGAGCGCATCGAAGTGGAACTGAACAAAATCATCATGGCCCCCCACCCCAGTATCGGCTTTGAATACTTGCAACGCTCCGGACTGTTACAGATCATTCTGCCCGAGCTGTCGGCACTCGACATTGTAGAACAGAAAAACGGACGCGCTCACAAAAACAACTTCTACCACACACTGGAAGTGCTGGAGAACGTTGTTTCAAATGAAGAATTAAGAATGAAGAATGAAGAATTTGCTACCGCTCCGCAGGACAACTCACAGGAAAGTCTCAATGGAAAAAATGCAGCGGTAGCAAATTCTTCATTCTTCATTCTTAATTCTTCACTTGAAAAAGACTCTACACTTTATCTCCGCTGGGCCGCCCTACTCCATGACATTGGAAAGACCAAGACCAAGCGTTGGGACCCTGCCATCGGCTGGACTTTCCACAATCATAACTATGTGGGTGCCAAGATGGTAGCTCAGATATTCCGTAGGCTGAAACTGCCTTTGGGAGCAGAGATGAGGTATGTGCAGAAACTGGTAGATATGCACATGCGTCCACAGGTTATTGCCGACAACGAAGTGACCGATTCGGCCGTACGCCGACTGCTGAACGATGCCGGCGACGACATCGACGACCTGATGTGCCTCTGCGAAGCCGACATCACTTCAAAGAACGAGGTAAAGAAAAAGATGTTTCTCGAAAATTTCCGAATGGTGCGCGAGAAACTTACCGACCTGAAGGAAAAAGACTACAAGCGTTTGTTACAGCCAGTTATCGACGGCAACGAAATCATGGAACTGTTCCATCTGAAACCTTCACGCGAAGTGGGCACTTTGAAACAAACACTCAAAGATGCCGTACTCGACAACAAGGTTGAGAACGAACGCGAACCCCTCATGCAGCTTCTCATGCAAAAAGCCCGTGAAATGGGGCTTGTGCAATAA